One Cellulomonas soli DNA window includes the following coding sequences:
- a CDS encoding PP2C family protein-serine/threonine phosphatase, translated as MTVALRYAARSDVGLVRANNQDSAYAGPHLLMVADGMGGHAGGDVASSMAVAAFAPLDGESHGPDDALDELEEALALAHEELVARTESEPELAGMGTTVTAILRAGNKLAMMHLGDSRGYLLRDGTLTQVTADHTFVQHLVDTGKITPEEAEHHPQRSVVMRVLGAYDTEITPDLSVREARPGDRWLLCSDGLSGFVSHDTIEQTMVGVPDVDACADLLVQLALRAGGGDNVTVVVADVVELDAVADGSGPTTAASVVGAAAISRNAPSAAADGPAARAARLTQTATDPLAAGGDPADGAAPAAVPPPGGELVDELPRTHRVRTTIVWVAIALVLGASGYLAYRWTQTQYYVGVDGTNVAVFRGLPQDLGPISLSSIVEESDVAVDDLSAYLRTRVEGTIQVTSLDAAQAMVATLAADAEANG; from the coding sequence GTGACAGTCGCGCTGCGGTACGCAGCACGGTCCGACGTCGGACTGGTGCGCGCCAACAACCAGGACTCGGCCTATGCCGGGCCGCACCTTCTCATGGTCGCGGACGGCATGGGCGGGCATGCGGGCGGTGACGTCGCCTCCTCGATGGCGGTCGCCGCGTTCGCGCCGCTCGACGGTGAGTCGCACGGTCCGGACGACGCACTCGACGAGCTCGAGGAGGCACTCGCCCTCGCGCACGAGGAGCTCGTGGCGCGCACCGAGAGCGAGCCCGAGCTGGCCGGCATGGGCACCACGGTCACGGCGATCCTGCGGGCCGGCAACAAGCTGGCGATGATGCACCTCGGCGACTCGCGCGGCTACCTGCTGCGGGACGGCACGCTCACGCAGGTCACCGCCGACCACACGTTCGTCCAGCACCTGGTCGACACGGGCAAGATCACGCCCGAGGAGGCCGAGCACCACCCGCAGCGTTCGGTCGTCATGCGGGTGCTCGGCGCCTACGACACGGAGATCACCCCGGACCTGTCCGTCCGTGAGGCGCGCCCCGGCGACCGCTGGCTGCTGTGCTCGGACGGCCTGTCCGGCTTCGTCAGCCACGACACGATCGAGCAGACGATGGTGGGTGTCCCGGACGTCGACGCGTGCGCCGACCTGCTCGTGCAGCTCGCGCTGCGGGCGGGCGGCGGCGACAACGTGACCGTCGTCGTCGCGGACGTCGTCGAGCTGGACGCCGTCGCCGACGGGTCGGGTCCGACGACGGCCGCGTCCGTCGTCGGTGCGGCCGCCATCTCGCGCAACGCCCCGTCCGCCGCGGCAGACGGCCCCGCAGCCCGGGCGGCCCGCCTCACCCAGACCGCCACCGACCCCCTCGCCGCGGGTGGGGACCCGGCGGACGGGGCCGCACCCGCCGCCGTCCCGCCACCCGGTGGCGAGCTCGTCGACGAGCTGCCGCGAACCCACCGGGTGCGCACGACGATCGTCTGGGTCGCGATCGCGCTGGTGCTCGGCGCCTCCGGCTACCTGGCGTACCGGTGGACGCAGACGCAGTACTACGTCGGGGTCGACGGCACGAACGTCGCGGTGTTCCGCGGCCTGCCGCAGGACCTCGGCCCGATCTCCCTCTCGTCGATCGTCGAGGAGTCCGACGTCGCCGTCGACGACCTGTCCGCCTACCTGCGCACCCGGGTCGAGGGCACCATCCAGGTGACCTCGCTCGACGCGGCACAGGCGATGGTCGCCACGCTCGCCGCCGACGCCGAGGCGAACGGGTGA
- a CDS encoding cell division protein CrgA, producing the protein MPESKPRKKATYTPPPAKAAAPKPNAPWFVPVMLGLMIVGLAWIVVTYLSGWNYPIPGIRGWNLAIGFSLILGGFGMTTRWR; encoded by the coding sequence GTGCCTGAGTCGAAGCCGCGCAAGAAGGCCACGTACACCCCGCCCCCGGCGAAGGCGGCGGCACCGAAGCCGAACGCGCCGTGGTTCGTGCCCGTCATGCTCGGTCTGATGATCGTCGGTCTGGCCTGGATCGTCGTCACGTACCTGTCCGGCTGGAACTACCCGATCCCGGGGATCCGGGGCTGGAACCTCGCGATCGGCTTCTCGCTGATCCTCGGTGGCTTCGGGATGACGACCCGCTGGCGCTGA
- a CDS encoding DUF881 domain-containing protein, giving the protein MNDHPHRARRGVPRGTWAVAVVLALSGALFAANASIANRQSGDRHPQDLRELALAESDRVTTLAAQVDDLHAEVDQLTSEANAAAGTPLTSPGTGYEVASGAVAVRGPGLVVKLDDAPTDTLGNSGARPDDLVVHQQDMQNVMNALWAGGAEAMSLMDQRVISTSAFRCVGNVLWLHGLAYSPPYTVTAIGDPVRLRAALEASPEIQIYLEYVDAYGLGWDVGQGSSLDVPAFTGATDLTWATVPDGTEVLPSAQADDAITLGSPSEPTPSSSATDGEAG; this is encoded by the coding sequence TTGAACGACCACCCGCACCGGGCACGTCGAGGCGTGCCGCGCGGCACGTGGGCGGTCGCCGTGGTGCTGGCGCTGTCCGGCGCGCTGTTCGCCGCCAACGCCTCGATCGCCAACCGGCAGTCCGGCGACCGGCACCCCCAGGACCTGCGGGAGCTGGCCCTCGCCGAGAGCGACCGGGTGACGACGCTCGCGGCCCAGGTCGACGACCTGCACGCCGAGGTCGACCAGCTGACCTCGGAGGCCAACGCGGCCGCCGGGACGCCGCTGACCTCGCCCGGGACCGGCTACGAGGTGGCGAGCGGCGCGGTCGCGGTGCGCGGTCCGGGTCTTGTGGTCAAGCTCGACGACGCGCCCACGGACACGTTGGGCAACAGCGGTGCGCGGCCCGACGACCTCGTCGTCCACCAGCAGGACATGCAGAACGTGATGAACGCGCTGTGGGCCGGCGGCGCCGAGGCGATGTCGCTCATGGACCAGCGGGTGATCTCCACGAGCGCGTTCCGGTGCGTGGGCAACGTGCTCTGGCTGCACGGGCTCGCGTACTCCCCGCCCTACACGGTCACCGCGATCGGGGACCCGGTCCGGCTGCGCGCCGCTCTCGAGGCGTCGCCGGAGATCCAGATCTACCTCGAGTACGTCGACGCGTACGGCCTCGGCTGGGACGTGGGGCAGGGCAGCTCGCTCGACGTGCCCGCGTTCACCGGCGCGACCGACCTCACGTGGGCGACCGTCCCCGACGGCACCGAGGTGCTGCCGAGCGCGCAGGCCGACGACGCGATCACCCTGGGCTCCCCCTCCGAGCCGACACCGTCGAGCAGCGCCACCGACGGCGAGGCCGGATGA
- the pknB gene encoding Stk1 family PASTA domain-containing Ser/Thr kinase encodes MVDSGSRILAGRYAVGELIGRGGMAEVHIGHDNRLGRTVAIKILRSDLARDPTFQARFRREAQAAASLNHPAIVAVYDTGEDMFTEPSGNVAHVPFIVMEYVEGHTVRGILRDGQAVPIEEAVEITVGVLSALEYSHHAGIVHRDIKPANVMLTPTGAVKVMDFGIARAVADSQAGMTQTQAVIGTAQYLSPEQARGETVDTRSDLYSTGCLLFELLTGRPPFMGDSPVAVAYQHVREAAPTPSSLAPDVPDTLDRITLKALAKDRNDRYSNAAEFRADLEAVLRGGPVSAPAVGAVVAAAALGADATQVMAPTGPATQTLPPSVTPWGTTGVLTTSPDDPDEDEPRKRPWLMWSLIGIAVLAVAGIIAILINMTNDPPEVTTVAVPDVVGMAEADAVTALEDAGLLTKRTTAASTEVAAGNVISTDPPAAAKAEKGSTVTYVVSAGPDSVTVPDVSGKTADEATSILQEKGLVVDPVQEQDNNPDFERGEVTKSEPAAQSPVDAGSTVKLFVSTGNVELGDLSGKTRDDALAELNALKLVGNTTEVDSTEPEGTVVAQDRTGLLQQGTTVNLQIAKAATNPTVPNNLTNMKYDDAVQALAAVGLTSVQRKDLPSDAAKGLVLYTDPAGGSEVERDQTIIIYVSQGPQAGSTPTSNP; translated from the coding sequence GTGGTGGACAGCGGATCGCGCATCCTTGCCGGACGCTACGCGGTCGGTGAGCTCATCGGACGCGGCGGCATGGCCGAGGTGCACATCGGCCACGACAACCGGCTCGGCCGGACGGTCGCGATCAAGATCCTGCGCTCCGACCTCGCACGCGACCCCACGTTCCAGGCACGCTTCCGCCGTGAGGCGCAGGCTGCCGCCTCGCTCAACCACCCCGCCATCGTCGCCGTGTACGACACCGGCGAGGACATGTTCACCGAGCCGAGCGGCAACGTCGCGCACGTGCCGTTCATCGTCATGGAGTACGTCGAGGGCCACACGGTTCGCGGCATCCTCCGTGACGGTCAGGCCGTGCCGATCGAGGAGGCCGTCGAGATCACCGTCGGGGTGCTCTCCGCGCTCGAGTACTCGCACCACGCGGGCATCGTGCACCGCGACATCAAGCCGGCCAACGTCATGCTGACGCCCACCGGGGCGGTCAAGGTCATGGACTTCGGCATCGCCCGCGCGGTCGCGGACTCCCAGGCCGGCATGACGCAGACGCAGGCCGTCATCGGCACCGCGCAGTACCTCTCGCCCGAGCAGGCGCGTGGCGAGACCGTCGACACCCGCTCCGACCTGTACTCGACCGGCTGCCTGCTGTTCGAGCTGCTGACGGGCCGCCCGCCCTTCATGGGCGACTCTCCCGTCGCGGTCGCGTACCAGCACGTGCGGGAGGCGGCGCCCACGCCGAGCTCGCTCGCCCCGGACGTGCCGGACACGCTCGACCGGATCACGCTCAAGGCGCTCGCCAAGGACCGCAACGACCGGTACTCGAACGCGGCCGAGTTCCGCGCCGACCTCGAGGCCGTGCTGCGCGGCGGCCCGGTCTCCGCGCCCGCCGTCGGCGCGGTCGTGGCCGCGGCCGCGCTGGGTGCCGACGCCACGCAGGTCATGGCGCCGACCGGTCCTGCGACCCAGACACTGCCCCCGTCCGTGACGCCCTGGGGGACCACCGGCGTCCTGACGACCTCGCCCGACGATCCCGACGAGGACGAGCCGCGCAAGCGGCCGTGGCTGATGTGGTCCCTCATCGGCATCGCTGTGCTGGCGGTCGCCGGCATCATCGCGATCCTGATCAACATGACCAACGACCCCCCCGAGGTGACGACCGTCGCCGTGCCCGACGTGGTCGGGATGGCGGAGGCGGACGCGGTCACGGCGCTCGAGGACGCCGGACTCCTCACCAAGCGCACGACGGCCGCGTCGACGGAGGTCGCCGCAGGGAACGTCATCAGCACCGACCCGCCCGCGGCTGCCAAGGCGGAGAAGGGCTCGACCGTCACGTATGTCGTGTCCGCCGGTCCCGACTCGGTCACCGTGCCGGACGTCTCCGGCAAGACCGCGGACGAGGCGACGTCGATCCTTCAGGAGAAGGGTCTGGTCGTCGACCCCGTGCAGGAGCAGGACAACAACCCGGACTTCGAGCGCGGAGAGGTCACCAAGAGCGAGCCGGCCGCGCAGTCCCCGGTCGACGCCGGCTCCACCGTGAAGCTCTTCGTCTCGACGGGCAACGTCGAGCTGGGTGACCTCAGCGGCAAGACGCGGGACGACGCGCTCGCCGAGCTCAACGCGCTCAAGCTCGTGGGCAACACGACCGAGGTCGACTCGACCGAGCCCGAGGGCACGGTCGTCGCGCAGGACCGCACCGGGCTGCTCCAGCAGGGCACCACGGTCAACCTGCAAATCGCCAAGGCGGCCACGAACCCGACGGTCCCGAACAACCTGACGAACATGAAGTACGACGACGCCGTGCAGGCGCTGGCGGCGGTCGGGCTGACCTCGGTGCAGCGCAAGGACCTCCCGTCCGACGCCGCCAAGGGGCTGGTGCTCTACACGGACCCGGCCGGCGGCTCCGAGGTCGAGCGCGACCAGACGATCATCATCTACGTGTCCCAGGGACCGCAGGCCGGCAGCACCCCGACCTCGAATCCCTGA
- a CDS encoding peptidoglycan D,D-transpeptidase FtsI family protein — MNTPLRRLASVALAMFLVLMVGTTWIQYVQADSLNNDPRNVRTLYREYGNARGPIVVAGEAVASSVEVDDAFGYQRTYTNGQLYSTLTGFYSIVNGRTELEKYANDQLTGRSDQLFFSRLRDVLTGKSPEGAAVETTILPAAQQAALDALGDQQGAVVAIEPSTGKILALVSTPGFDPNTLATHDTTAANAAYQELLAADGNPLVSNATSERYPPGSTFKLVTAAAALESGDYTADTTLPAPVELDLPLSSSTLGNFGGGGCGVDPITLADALRVSCNTAFAQLGMDLGADALKAQADRFGFDSADLTIPMLVAESDFPENLDAPQTALAAIGQGSVAATPIQMAMVSAAIANGGQLMQPYVVQTVRSADLTVVDETTPSLLSTAVSPGTAATLTSMMVGVVQSGSGTGAQISGVQVAGKTGTAQTTADAAPHAWFTGFAPADNPQVAVAVLVEHGGSMGSEATGGKIAAPIAKAVIEAVLGS, encoded by the coding sequence ATGAACACACCGCTGCGCCGCCTCGCGAGCGTCGCCCTCGCGATGTTCCTCGTGCTCATGGTCGGCACCACGTGGATCCAGTACGTGCAGGCGGACTCGCTCAACAACGACCCGCGCAACGTCCGCACGCTCTACCGCGAGTACGGCAACGCCCGGGGCCCGATCGTCGTCGCCGGCGAGGCCGTCGCGTCCTCGGTCGAGGTGGACGACGCGTTCGGCTACCAGCGCACCTACACGAACGGTCAGCTGTACTCGACGCTCACCGGCTTCTACTCGATCGTCAACGGCCGCACGGAGCTCGAGAAGTATGCGAACGACCAGCTCACCGGACGGTCCGACCAGCTGTTCTTCTCCCGGCTGCGCGACGTGCTGACCGGCAAGAGCCCGGAGGGTGCGGCCGTCGAGACGACGATCCTGCCCGCGGCGCAGCAGGCCGCGCTGGACGCGCTCGGCGACCAGCAGGGTGCCGTCGTGGCCATCGAGCCGTCCACCGGCAAGATCCTCGCGCTCGTCTCGACGCCCGGCTTCGACCCGAACACGCTCGCCACGCACGACACGACTGCGGCCAACGCCGCCTACCAGGAGCTGCTCGCGGCCGACGGGAACCCGCTGGTCAGCAACGCGACGAGCGAGCGGTACCCGCCCGGGTCGACGTTCAAGCTCGTCACGGCCGCCGCCGCGCTCGAGTCGGGCGACTACACCGCCGACACCACGCTTCCGGCCCCTGTCGAGCTCGACCTGCCGTTGAGCTCGTCCACGCTCGGCAACTTCGGGGGTGGCGGCTGCGGGGTCGACCCGATCACGCTCGCCGACGCGCTGCGCGTCTCGTGCAACACCGCGTTCGCGCAGCTCGGCATGGACCTGGGCGCCGACGCGCTGAAGGCCCAGGCCGACCGCTTCGGCTTCGACTCGGCCGACCTGACGATCCCTATGCTCGTCGCCGAGAGTGACTTCCCCGAGAACCTGGACGCGCCGCAGACCGCCTTGGCGGCCATCGGCCAGGGCAGCGTCGCCGCGACCCCGATCCAGATGGCGATGGTGTCGGCGGCGATCGCCAACGGCGGCCAGCTCATGCAGCCGTACGTCGTGCAGACCGTGCGGTCGGCCGACCTCACCGTCGTCGACGAGACGACCCCGTCGTTGCTGTCCACCGCGGTCTCGCCCGGGACGGCCGCGACCCTGACCTCGATGATGGTCGGCGTCGTGCAGAGCGGCTCGGGGACAGGCGCGCAGATCTCGGGCGTGCAGGTCGCCGGCAAGACCGGCACCGCGCAGACCACGGCCGACGCCGCCCCGCACGCCTGGTTCACCGGCTTCGCCCCGGCGGACAACCCGCAGGTGGCGGTCGCGGTGCTGGTCGAGCACGGCGGGTCGATGGGCTCGGAGGCGACGGGCGGCAAGATCGCCGCGCCGATCGCGAAGGCCGTCATCGAGGCGGTGCTGGGCTCATGA
- a CDS encoding FtsW/RodA/SpoVE family cell cycle protein gives MATVQPHRLRAGRGTELWLLVLALAIGIGAYALVGLGTQGSVPADVLGYGGGLVALGFGMHLVLRWRAPYADPVILPVTIALNGIGLAMIYRIDLARAARDIESDFAGKQLAWTALSMVLAAVVLILLRDHRTLRRYTYTAMVVGLLLVVLPLAPGIGQTINGARIWVRVGGVGLQPAELAKIALAVFFAGYLVTHRDTLALAGPRFAGLQLPRARDLGPILVVWAVSLAVLVFARDLGTSLLFFGLFVAMLYLATERTSWVVIGLVLFMGGAFAAATAFPHVGARFDVWLNALDPEVFERYPGGSGQLVRGLFGLASGGLFGTGWGAGRPDLVPYAESDFIVASLGEELGLTGLLAILVLYAILTERGMRTAIGVRDGFGKLLAGGLAFVVAFQCFVVVGGVTRIIPLTGLTTPFLAYGGSSLLANWVIVALLLRISDEARRPAPMVRPFTPASGEPIVPGDDVPRPDGDGDDQPTERIEGVPR, from the coding sequence ATGGCGACCGTGCAGCCGCACCGTCTGCGTGCGGGTCGCGGGACCGAGCTGTGGCTCCTGGTCCTGGCGCTGGCCATCGGCATCGGCGCCTACGCGCTCGTCGGTCTGGGCACGCAGGGCTCGGTGCCCGCGGACGTCCTCGGCTACGGCGGCGGGCTGGTCGCGCTCGGTTTCGGCATGCACCTGGTGCTGCGTTGGCGGGCCCCCTACGCCGACCCGGTGATCCTGCCGGTGACGATCGCGCTCAACGGCATCGGCCTGGCGATGATCTACCGGATCGACCTGGCCCGTGCCGCCCGGGACATCGAGTCGGACTTCGCCGGCAAGCAGCTGGCCTGGACGGCCCTGTCGATGGTGCTGGCCGCCGTCGTGCTGATCCTGCTGCGCGACCACCGCACGCTGCGCAGGTACACGTACACCGCGATGGTCGTCGGTCTGCTGCTCGTCGTCCTGCCGCTCGCACCGGGCATCGGGCAGACCATCAACGGCGCGCGGATCTGGGTCCGGGTCGGTGGCGTGGGTCTGCAGCCGGCCGAGCTCGCCAAGATCGCGCTGGCCGTGTTCTTCGCCGGCTACCTCGTCACGCACCGCGACACGCTCGCCCTCGCCGGGCCGCGCTTCGCCGGGCTGCAGCTGCCGCGGGCCCGCGACCTCGGTCCGATCCTCGTCGTGTGGGCCGTCTCGCTCGCCGTGCTGGTCTTCGCGCGCGACCTGGGGACGTCGCTGCTGTTCTTCGGCCTGTTCGTCGCGATGCTCTACCTGGCGACCGAGCGCACGAGCTGGGTCGTCATCGGCCTGGTCCTGTTCATGGGTGGCGCGTTCGCGGCTGCGACCGCGTTCCCGCACGTCGGCGCCCGGTTCGACGTGTGGCTCAACGCGCTCGACCCCGAGGTGTTCGAGCGGTACCCCGGCGGGTCCGGCCAGCTGGTCCGCGGGCTGTTCGGCCTGGCCAGCGGTGGTCTGTTCGGCACGGGCTGGGGTGCGGGCCGCCCCGACCTGGTGCCGTACGCCGAGTCGGACTTCATCGTCGCCTCGCTGGGCGAGGAGCTCGGGCTGACCGGTCTGCTCGCGATCCTGGTCCTGTACGCGATCCTCACGGAGCGTGGCATGCGCACCGCGATCGGCGTCCGTGACGGGTTCGGCAAGCTGCTCGCGGGCGGTCTGGCGTTCGTCGTCGCGTTCCAGTGCTTCGTGGTCGTCGGCGGGGTGACCCGGATCATCCCGTTGACGGGTCTGACCACGCCGTTCCTGGCCTACGGTGGGTCGTCGCTGCTCGCCAACTGGGTCATCGTCGCCCTGCTGCTGCGGATCTCCGACGAGGCCCGTCGACCTGCACCGATGGTCAGACCCTTCACACCGGCCTCCGGGGAGCCGATCGTCCCCGGGGACGACGTGCCGCGCCCGGACGGTGACGGCGACGACCAGCCGACCGAACGGATCGAAGGGGTGCCGCGATGA
- a CDS encoding aminodeoxychorismate/anthranilate synthase component II, producing the protein MTRILVIDNYDSFVYTIVGYLAQLGAETVVVRNDAVPPLADRSGFDGVLVSPGPGTPADAGESIQVIRDCAAAGVPMLGVCLGHQALGEVFGGTVTHAPELMHGKTSQVEHDGSGVLAGLPSPFTATRYHSLAVVDGTISDELVVTARANGIIMGLQHRTLPLHGVQFHPESVLTEGGHRLLANWLAICGDTEAVGRSEGLHPLVRL; encoded by the coding sequence GTGACGCGGATCCTCGTGATCGACAACTACGACTCGTTCGTCTACACGATCGTCGGCTACCTCGCCCAGCTCGGCGCGGAGACGGTCGTGGTGCGCAACGACGCGGTCCCGCCCCTCGCGGACCGGTCCGGTTTCGACGGGGTGCTCGTCTCCCCCGGTCCGGGCACCCCCGCCGACGCGGGCGAGAGCATCCAGGTGATCCGTGACTGCGCAGCCGCCGGCGTGCCGATGCTGGGCGTGTGCCTCGGCCACCAGGCTCTCGGCGAGGTCTTCGGCGGCACCGTCACGCACGCACCCGAGCTCATGCACGGCAAGACGAGCCAGGTCGAGCACGACGGCTCCGGGGTGCTCGCGGGCCTGCCCTCGCCATTCACCGCGACGCGCTACCACTCGCTGGCCGTGGTCGACGGGACGATCTCCGACGAGCTCGTCGTCACCGCGCGGGCCAACGGCATCATCATGGGCCTGCAGCACCGCACACTGCCGCTGCACGGGGTGCAGTTCCACCCGGAGTCCGTGCTCACCGAGGGCGGGCACCGGCTCCTGGCGAACTGGCTGGCGATCTGCGGGGACACCGAGGCCGTCGGCCGGTCGGAGGGGCTGCACCCGCTCGTGCGGCTCTGA
- a CDS encoding serine/threonine-protein kinase: protein MRAEPGIALGGRYRLVRPIAVGGMGEVWSAYDEALTRDVAVKVLREEFAGDPGFLERFRTEARNSASLSHPNIAQLFDYGEVEGSGYLVMELVVGEPLSDLLEREPVLPIRRLLPVLAQTARALHAAHQAGVVHRDVKPGNILMARGGKVKITDFGVSLAENQITMTATGMVMGTAQYLSPEQAVGKAATPLSDLYSLGIVAYEALVGNRPFTGPTAVDIAVAHVNNPVPPLPSSVDRRVAELVVRLLSKDPAQRPQSGAELADMFDKLVPRTPPSGVPVLVSEPVRPKDAFARRPQPPIRGLTPPSYPPRRDLREDESMSPRALVDRLLGKSNGSLPRRLTWPIVVALLVVVALLGAALASRVTSDSGPATMTVVMSSLGGDGTEYSRAGLHDGMITPYVPTSTGENPTTTRRSLASTEVKDA from the coding sequence ATGAGGGCAGAACCGGGCATCGCCCTCGGCGGGCGCTACCGCCTCGTGCGTCCCATCGCGGTCGGCGGCATGGGCGAGGTGTGGTCCGCGTACGACGAGGCCCTCACGCGCGACGTCGCCGTGAAGGTCCTCCGGGAGGAGTTCGCGGGCGACCCCGGGTTCCTCGAGCGGTTCCGCACGGAGGCCCGCAACTCCGCGTCGCTGTCGCACCCGAACATCGCGCAGCTCTTCGACTACGGCGAGGTCGAGGGCTCGGGCTACCTGGTCATGGAGCTCGTCGTCGGCGAACCCCTGTCCGACCTGCTCGAACGCGAGCCCGTGCTGCCGATCCGACGCCTGCTGCCGGTGCTCGCGCAGACCGCCCGGGCCCTGCACGCCGCGCACCAGGCCGGCGTGGTGCACCGGGACGTCAAGCCCGGGAACATCCTGATGGCGCGCGGCGGCAAGGTGAAGATCACCGACTTCGGCGTCTCGCTCGCGGAGAACCAGATCACCATGACGGCCACCGGCATGGTCATGGGCACCGCGCAGTACCTGTCGCCCGAGCAGGCCGTCGGCAAGGCCGCGACACCGCTGTCCGACCTGTACTCGCTCGGCATCGTGGCGTACGAGGCGCTCGTCGGGAACCGCCCGTTCACCGGGCCGACCGCGGTCGACATCGCTGTCGCGCACGTGAACAACCCGGTGCCGCCTCTGCCGTCGTCGGTCGACCGTCGCGTCGCCGAGCTCGTGGTCCGGCTGCTGTCGAAGGACCCGGCGCAGCGGCCGCAGTCGGGCGCCGAGCTGGCCGACATGTTCGACAAGCTCGTGCCCCGCACGCCCCCGAGCGGTGTCCCGGTGCTCGTCTCGGAGCCCGTGCGTCCCAAGGACGCCTTCGCCCGCCGCCCGCAGCCGCCGATCCGTGGGCTCACGCCGCCGTCCTACCCGCCGCGCCGGGACCTGCGCGAGGACGAGTCGATGAGCCCCCGGGCGCTCGTCGACCGCCTGCTCGGCAAGAGCAACGGCTCCTTGCCCCGCCGGCTCACGTGGCCGATCGTCGTCGCGTTGCTGGTGGTCGTCGCGCTGCTCGGCGCGGCCCTGGCCTCACGGGTCACGTCCGACTCCGGGCCCGCCACGATGACGGTGGTGATGTCCTCCCTCGGGGGCGACGGGACCGAGTACTCTCGTGCGGGCCTGCACGATGGGATGATCACGCCGTACGTGCCCACCAGCACCGGCGAGAACCCGACAACGACTCGCAGGTCTCTCGCATCGACGGAAGTGAAGGACGCCTAG
- a CDS encoding class E sortase — MSTLAAPPRHSRGPGTSATSTVVFGTIGVVGELLITLGVLLLAFLAWQLWWTDVEGNRAQAQVVEQLGWQTPAPTPSASTDDGIAEPRRDEEAPVLAEPELTTTFATLQVPRWAGEPERPISQGVERATVLDVLGIGHYPGTAMPGAVGNFAVAGHRTTYGKPFNRIQELQVGDALVVRTEDTWYVYRVTSSVIVSPSDVSVIAPVPDDPTATATERLITLTTCHPMFSARERYVVHGVLDYWAPVADGTPVELMGGA; from the coding sequence ATGAGCACGCTCGCAGCCCCGCCCCGGCACAGCCGCGGCCCCGGCACGTCCGCGACCTCGACAGTCGTCTTCGGCACCATCGGCGTCGTCGGCGAGCTGCTCATCACTCTCGGGGTGCTGCTCCTCGCGTTCCTCGCCTGGCAGCTGTGGTGGACCGACGTCGAGGGCAACCGTGCGCAGGCCCAGGTCGTGGAGCAGCTCGGCTGGCAGACCCCCGCTCCGACGCCGAGCGCGTCGACGGACGACGGCATCGCCGAGCCCCGACGCGACGAGGAGGCGCCCGTCCTCGCCGAACCCGAGCTGACGACGACGTTCGCGACCCTCCAGGTGCCGCGCTGGGCCGGAGAGCCCGAACGACCGATCAGCCAGGGCGTCGAGCGGGCCACCGTGCTGGACGTGCTGGGGATCGGGCACTACCCGGGCACCGCGATGCCCGGTGCCGTCGGCAACTTCGCGGTGGCCGGCCACCGCACGACCTACGGCAAGCCCTTCAACCGGATCCAGGAGCTGCAGGTCGGGGACGCGCTCGTGGTGCGCACCGAGGACACCTGGTACGTGTACCGCGTGACGTCCTCGGTGATCGTGAGCCCGTCGGACGTGTCCGTGATCGCGCCCGTGCCGGACGACCCGACGGCCACCGCGACCGAACGGCTCATCACGCTGACGACCTGTCACCCGATGTTCTCCGCGCGGGAGCGGTACGTGGTGCACGGGGTCCTCGACTACTGGGCGCCCGTCGCGGACGGCACCCCGGTCGAGCTGATGGGAGGCGCATGA